The stretch of DNA tcattgaaaattaatttttaaatttttaatttttataccaaaattcgtgatttttttttctctacaaatagagacttggttcatttcatttggacacagaaaaaaaaaccaaatttttcactatcttaatctattattaacTTTCTAATTAGTcattcttttgaagttttaatcttttttttagtgaaatggatcccaacaattcttctaattatcccaacaattctcaaaatcccaacaattcccaaaactccaacaattatcaaaaccccaacaattatcaaaatcccaacaattatcaaaattcaaatcaatttttcaatcaatatcctcaaaacacacctaattttggtttaacaccaaatttcaaccaatcatcCTTTGTTCCAAATTTTCATCCATATTATGGAACTATGCTGAGAAATCCATCTCAAACACCCCCGTTTAATGGTTACATGCTGATGGTTAATGAAAATTTTTCGAGTGGTGGTACAACTAACTTTCCCGAATTTTCAACACAATTAACTATTGTTAATGAAGATTCAACTCCTGTGAGCAAGAAAAACCATCAACCATCATGGAACACTGAACAAAATTTGGTGCTAATTAGTGGGTGGATCAAATTTGGAACAAGCAGTGTTGTCGGGAAAAACCAGAAAGGTGAAACATATTGGGGTCAAATTGCTGACTATTGTAATGAGCATTGCTCATTCGATCCTCCGCGTGATGGAGTTGCATGCCGAAACCGTTTTaattatatgaacaaaatacTGGGTAAATGGATTGGCGCTTATGATGGCGCTAAGCGTCTCCAAGGAAGTGGTTGGTCCGAGAATGATGTTTTGGCAAAAGCGCAGGAAATATATGCATGTGGGAAGAATGTTCGGTTCACTTTAATGGAAGAATGGAATGCTCTCCGTGATCAACCACGTTATAGTAGTCAAGTGGGATCTGGAAGTAGTGGATCTAAGAGATCTCACGAGAGTGATGCATGTGGCTCAAACTCTGTAGGATCTAGTGCTCGTCCTATAGGTAGGGATGCAGCcaaaaagaagggaaaaaagaaaGCTTCCACACCCACAGAGGTGGTGGACAAAGAATGGGATACTTACATGAAAATGAGGGAGAAAGAGGTGGAACATTTGTAGTTTCCAATCAACAAGAGAAAAACAGacttaagaaaatgaaaatgtatCTGAAGTTAAGTTCTGATGAGAATCTCGATGACCGGAAGAAAGCCATGTTGGACACATTGGCCCAAGAACTGTTTCCATAATTAATTTCAATCAATGTAGTGTACCGCGACCATATTCAACCGAGGTATTACCCGCTTTTGCAAATCATGTGCGTGCTAGATCTGAGTTCCGTGATCAAAAAGCTCATCACGAATTGCAAGCAGATCTAGTGAAGCACATATGGACCAAATTTGGAATGTTTCAGGATTAAAGATGATTTGTTTCgtatttgtgtgttgtttcgtattttaagttagtttgcatcgtattaattacgtaacttgtgtgttgtattgcattttaagttaatttgtatcgtactaattacgttatttgtgtgatgtattgcattttaaattaagaaaataaaaaaaatatttaaataaattttgttaagtgtattattttaatttaattttaatcgataattataatgttatttaatcataaaaacaaaaaaataaaatttaaataagaatatgaaatagaaagtggtggggtagagaaagtggtggggtatggtgttgaatataaaaaccattggagagggtaaaagttgaatgtgtgttgaatgattaggtggaagaaagagaaaatgatgtggagtgaaaaagtgggtgttgaatattttttggtgttgaaaccattgtggGTAGTCTAAGAAAACAACCCTAGCTGATAAGAGGCAGAATAGCTGCCGCCGGAAAAAATTAACTGTTCTAAAGGGTCATGTAAGTGGGTACAAAAGCAATAGCATAAAGCTGTCAGGTGCTTCAAGATAAGTCTTGATAAATATGAATTAGAAAACCAGAATCATGGTTTATGTTGCACCAAGGCTGTTTCATTATGAGTGGCTGCACGTggcaaaaattaattaagaaaatcaTATGGCTCCTGCAGTACAATAAGGTTTGTCCCTTTGGCTATTAGTTTGTTTAATAAATACCAAATCATGTTTCAGGTATGAGGTTTTTGCTATTACAAACatgttattgaaattataatTGTTGTAGTAGTAAAAATAGTTGTGATGGGGATGTTTTGAttaacacaaaacatatttaaagaaaaaatacacTGAATCAGATTTGTTATCGAATTGTGTCAATTAAAATTAGAATGAATAAACTAGACACATTACTTGATTTCTTTACTTGGTTTTTCAAATTGTAAAGATTTACATTAAGCTCtctgtttaaattttaaagtatATTGTTGTATATGATTATGTGATGTGAGATACTAATATTAACATTAGTATCATTTATTTAAGAATGATCTAGTATCAtagttccttcaaatttaaGAATGGTCATAGCGCCATATTCCCTATAATTTGAATGGTCTTAGTTACCATATAAGAATGGTCTCGGTATCATAGTAGAATGGACTTAAAATCATTGCGCAATTGTTTTAGTACCATAAttgagggtgtaattcttgcccgatatctacaatgcagtatttatcggtatcagtagaGAACGAGactgttttatcctggagacttcgtggttgatcgtctgtcttgcacaattttgggcagtgccgcgaaacgtcttaaaaaaAACGTATTCACCCACAACTCAATCCAATAATCTCTTCGGTagctgaaaattattttttaatgatttttgaaCCTCGGAAACAACATATacactctctctttctctcctttCTAAGTTTCTATACGTTTCCTTTCACTTCTCAAGCTTATTTCACTTCTCATATTCTCTAGCATCAGTCGTGTATTAGATTAAACCTATGTAATTTCTCGAGTGTCGATATTAAAATCGAGTATGCACGCATAGATTATTGAGGTATGTAGTTTcaagaagagaagaaaataaattaaaatcgaGTATGCACGCATAGATTATTGAGCAGATGAAGGGCTGCATAATTccaataaatttttagaaatgtaTAATATTGTATCGCATTATCTGACCCGTGCAAACGCACGGGAAAAACGTCTAGTTGTCCCGAACACCAATAAGCAAAGGAAATGCACCAATGGATCTTAGCAAATCAGAAGATAGATCAGATGAGGACCCTTTTGCTGAACTTGAAAGCATCCTATTGGGAAGTCCAAAGTTCTTGCCAAAAGTAACTTGTACTACAAGTAATGTTGCTTTAAGTGAAGCTTTTCATTGGAAAACTCACTCGAGTCCATTCTCTGTGACGAAGAAATTACATGCACCTTTGGAAAACATAAAACAAGCAACCAACATATGAAAAAGTTTCTCCTAAAGTTGTGGCGCTTGTCCTAAAAATGACATGCTCTATTGAGAATCTTTTCAAAGACTTTGTCATGACTACAAATGTGGTTGATGATCACATTGatactttgaaacaaaaagaaaagctTATGCAGCGAGTAAGAGATGCCGAGAAACAGAAGGAATCGATGAAGAAGGAAAATAGTCAGTTCAAGGATGAAGCCAAGCTTTTTGAGGGATAAAAGTACTCACTTTTTATATGGACTAAAATTAGTGTTTGGATCAAATGCATAGGGATTTAATACTCAGAAATAACATTAAGAATTATAGTTATTGATTATTACCTTTAATCAAATGCATAGGGATCATCTGCATATGGATTTAGAGACCCTTCTGAAAACAAATCACCGATATTTGAAGGACGAGGATGATCTTCAACCCTCATACTCTGCATcaatgaaatataaaaatatatactgtATGACACTACAACACACCAGGAACAGCATAACATGCAAAAGAACTTATTTGTCACCTTAGACAAAGTATGAACAGAGATTTGAAAGCATCAGAGTCTTATAGAACATGTTACGACTACGAGTCTTACATTTCCAAAGAAAAATAGTTTACAAATTAGATAACTAACAAGGAAGATActgaaatttaaaaacaataaatggattaaaataaacaaaaattttaaactaataaaatcCTATCTTCTCTTAGTAGCACCagcataataaaaatattgcTGTTTAagatcataaaataaattaacatcTAATAATGCATCTTGATATGCTAATGTAATCTATAAGTGACATGATAATGAAAAGGAGATATGCAAGTTACGTTAACAACAGTTCTAGGGGTATTTGTTTTTGgtgtttttatcttttgttttcttgGATCCTgttaaagagaagaaaaaaaatcaatattttcaGGCATATAAGAAGTCTGCACTTGGAAGCCAAACCGAAATGTAGTTGATGTGTACATCTATAGGGTTAATTGCATTTAGAGAAAAAAAGATACATGCCTCAAACAAGACAGTGCTTcttgttttccttttctttgtaATTGTTCTTCCATTAGCAGTCTAATGGTGAGTTACCTGCTCATTGAGTATAGGAAATAAGGCAATTGTAAACATGATTTTATACAACCAATTAAAAGGCCTAAaagatttatcattttataattGTCATGTAATTACTGCAATATGAGGGTATGAGTTCATAGAAGAGTAATACACCTTTCTGTGATGCTTAGGAATGCCCCCTGCATTTACTGCTTTTACGTTCTCCACTTTCTTCCACGCGTGAGACGGGATACCGTAAACTCGAAGCCAAATGGTTCTTTAGACGTCAATTTCTCTAGGACTCCATGGACGAATCTCTTTAAACCATTGATCTAGCCACCCTTTTGCATCTTCCATAAGCGCGAATCTCTTTAAACCATTGATCTAGCCACCCTTTTGCATCTTCCATAAGCGCTTGCACTTCCCCTTCCTCCATGACCTTCTAACACTGTCAAATTGGATCCTAAAGGGGTTACCTTTACCCCAAAATACCTCTGTCTGAGGAAAGCGTTTTGAATGTTATACGCCATCCCCAGATGTAGAACTTCACCGATAAAATACTTCTTTAATCTTGCTAAATACTTCTTGTCCGCCTCATAAGACAGCACAATACGATGATGCCCTTCTCCTTGTCTCTTTTTTCCTCCATTCCTAACAGCATGTGCATACGAGGTCTCTTCCTCCTCACACGACCGAGGTGGTTGTTGTTCCTTATTTACTGTTTGTTGATCTCTTTCCTGTTCGATCTCTTTGAGGTAGCTATATCCGTTCTGATCTGGTTATTGCTAATCCCTCCTGTTTCGTCCTCTCACAGGTTGCCAATGATGATTGAtaaaaatttagcaagtgtactaaattgtcgtcaagtaataaaatCAAAGTTCGTATCCACAGAGATTGTTTCgatctcgacaaaacaattaaattagtTTAGGATTAACTTGGTTtggatttttatcataaacttagAAATGACTTAGAATTCAAATTGATGAAGAGAAGCGATTGGTCCTtattggttcatctaattattatttgttttggtaatttcatgtatgattacaaattattcaatttagtttgacgattagattaaatctcaaatgattatgcccaatgtcttggtaacataatcctctcccttgatcatcgattcatattgtcttaggtaatctatgatcaattgaggtttacaaactttaatcttttaatctcaattaacaatccgaaatgtcttaagtaAAAGTTAATTATCAATCATTCTTAGATCgatcattcattcctatcgtcatagtaaaacaaataattgaaatcatcaTATAATTGGCCAAATCATACAAAGCATTAGGCGTACAAGGAATAATTGAataaactaacttcgtaattcattgatcataacatatgataatcacgttgttcaagaaaaataataatcagaatcccctaaggaccaatcatgataGTTTAGTTACACATAGTATAAAAAGACATTACaatcaaagaaatgaaagaaaacatgattacaagatgatcttgatgtgtttccacacttcaATCCTTGCCTCAAAGCTCCTAGATCTCCACCAATTCTTCAAATTGATGTTTCCAATATAAATTTTCGATCCTTGATCTCAGATCTACCACTTCCTTTTATAACTGAGGCCAATAAATGAGATTTTCGCCCTAAGAACAAGCATTTCCGCCCCAGGCTACAGaaatttcgccccaggcacaGGAAATTCTGCCGCAGGCGGCAAAACAGAAGCTGGCTTGATTTTCTGATAAAAATTTCGCCTGGGACGTGAAAACAGCAACTTTGCCTCATTTTTTCAAACTTTAGTTGTTTTCTTCCATTGCAAATATTCTCACACTAGTGCATTATTCATCCATAAAATAGGtcaaaattcttctaaaaacACTCGCAATTGGTCTGAAAAACACGAAAGCAATCCCTAAGCGCGATGAAGCTTAAACCTCAATGACCTTGTCAACACCGGTCcctaaccaaatttttttaagcTGCTCTTCTCccctggtttttttttttctttaaattgcAGTAAGCTCCTACCAGCCTTCTACATCCCAATACTAAGACAATACATATCAATTAGCACAGCTAGCAACTATAAGTTCCAGACTAATTAATCAATTAGTACATGATTCAAAAACTATTGACAATGATGAACTTTCAAAAACTATTTGACAGTACATGATTCAGCAGTAATATAAATCATTTTCACATTATTGGTGAAGATTCTTTCAAAAACTATTCACAATGAATTATGATATCCAATTCTTAATTAACTGTGACAAGTATTAACTAAATAATGCACCTAACTCAATAAATCAAATTTATGCAAGTCTTTCATCTAATTGCATACAATTTATGTCCGCTATTTTTTTATCCCCTGATTATGCTAATGTGTCTAGTTAACAACATATGTCCGCTAACAACGTACATGTTTACACCATTCaattaagcatatgaaaaaCAATATATACCCAAATAGGAAACTATGCGTCACTCTAATTTAACTTGAATGAAAAACTATAGAATTGAGCATATGACCTGTTGCaaatttgccttgaaaacgtgaaaaaacaacactagtctgctgttttccgccccgggcggaaaAACCTGTGTTCCGGgcggaaatttgaagcaggaaaaggggtgctcactgttttgccgccccaggcggaaatactggtgtttcaggcggaagtttccgccccaggcggaaaaagctgtgtttcaggcggaaatcgCTGCAgagtatttaaagggtcacgttttctgttttttgagaggaagttttgagggtttctttcaccaaaacggcggctagggttaagagggttactcttggttcatctctaggttttgggtgttgattctttcatcttgtaatcacttatcattgaaatctcttggtcacgggaagagatttgggaaaagggtagaattaggattgaagtctaattcttgcaactcttttgtattgaatcgTTGTAATCAAgattttcattgatagtggaacggagagtggctctctcccccagagtaggtaggttttgactgaactgggtaaacaattgcttcgtgttcttacagttttattacttatcttttgttcgtgattattattgctatttccacgttttgattgcttattcgatttgctccacacatcaagattattggtgtgattattaaagaattcacaacaattggcgcccaccgtggggcaaaggatcaaacgaatcaagtatcatgggttctaagtgggagattgagaagttcaccggtaaaaatgacttcggtttatggaaggtgaaggtacgggcaatattaacacaacaaaagtgcgttgaagcattgttgggcatatcgaatatgccaaatactctctcgaacgcagaaaagagcgagatgaatgataaggctttgagtgtcattatcttgtgcctcgcggataatgtgttgagggaagtagctaaagaaaaaactgcggcggctatgtggaccaagctggatgcgttgtatatgacgaagtctttggcacataagcagtgtttgaaagaacggttGTTTTTCTTTCGAATGGTGGATAACAAGCCTGTGGTGGAGCAACTTTCGGAGTTCAACAAGATCATTGACGACTTGGCGAACATTGACGTGAATTTGGAAGACGAGGACAAGGCCTTTCATCTGTTATGTGCTTTACCCAAGT from Trifolium pratense cultivar HEN17-A07 linkage group LG5, ARS_RC_1.1, whole genome shotgun sequence encodes:
- the LOC123885243 gene encoding homeobox protein 9-like, which gives rise to MDPNNSSNYPNNSQNPNNSQNSNNYQNPNNYQNPNNYQNSNQFFNQYPQNTPNFGLTPNFNQSSFVPNFHPYYGTMLRNPSQTPPFNGYMLMVNENFSSGGTTNFPEFSTQLTIVNEDSTPVSKKNHQPSWNTEQNLVLISGWIKFGTSSVVGKNQKGETYWGQIADYCNEHCSFDPPRDGVACRNRFNYMNKILGKWIGAYDGAKRLQGSGWSENDVLAKAQEIYACGKNVRFTLMEEWNALRDQPRYSSQVGSGSSGSKRSHESDACGSNSVGSSARPIGRDAAKKKGKKKASTPTEVVDKEWDTYMKMREKEVEHL